The window TCCAGAATCTGTATGCCTCTTTCATGGATACCAATAAGAGAAATGCAGAAGGTCTGGCACCCATCAAGGCTGATCTTGCTAAAATAGATGCTATTAAGAACGTTAATGATCTTCAAAAGTACCTATTGGAAGCTACAAAATTAGGAGACAATTCTTTCTACGGATGGAGAGTGGGTGCCGATATGAAGAATTCTAATATGAATGCGGTATATCTTGGCGGTCCGGATCTGGGACTGGGAAGAGATTACTATCAGAAAGTCAATGAAGCCAATACCAAAACACTGGCAGAATATCAGGCTTACGTTGGGAAGCTATTTGGAGTTTTAGGATATAAAAATAATGCTCAGGCTGCGCAGAACGTCGTAGACTTTGAAAAACAGCTTGCCAATTATTTATTAACCCTTGAGCAGAACAGAGATGCCAATTTAAGATACAACCCTAAAAACGTATCAGAATTGTCAGGGCTCGTGAAAAATGTAGACCTTGCCAAATACCTGAAAGACGCAGGCGTAAATACGGACAGAGTAATCATTGGAGAACTGAAATATTATCAGAATATGGATCAGTTTATTACGCAGCAAAACCTGCCTTTACTGAAAGATTATCTGAAATACCACATCATTAACGGAAACGCAAGCAACCTGAACGACAGCTTAGAGCAGATCAGATTCGATTTCTATGCTAAATATTTACAGGGACAGAAAGAGCAGCGCCCGATGAACAAAAGAGGACTCTCTCTTGTGAATGGAGTTCTTGGGGAAGCCTTCGGAAAACTGTATGTAGACAAATACTTCACTCCTGAAGCTAAAAAGCAGATGGAAACCTATATTGACTACCTTTTAAAATCATTCAAAACGCACATCGCAAATATAGACTGGATGTCTCCTGAAACCAAAGTAAAAGCTCAGGAAAAACTATCCAAGTTTACCGTAAAAATCGCCTATCCGGATAAGTGGAAAGACTATTCTCAGCTAAAAGTAGAGTCTCCGAAAGAAGGCGCTACCTTATATTCTAACCTTCAGAATGTAGCAGCATGGCAGTACCAGAGAAGCTTAGACAAAGTAGGAAAACCTGTTGACAAAACAGAATGGGGAATGTCTCCTCAAACCGTAAATGCTTACTACAGCGGATCAAACAACGAAATTGTATTCCCTGCCGCCATCCTTCAGCCGCCTTTCTACAATCCGAAAGCCGATGCAGCAGTGAACTTCGGGGGAATTGGTGCCGTTATCGGTCACGAAATTTCTCACGGATTTGACGACAGCGGATCACGTTTCGATGGTGACGGTAACCTGAACAACTGGTGGACCGATGCAGACCGTAAAAACTTTGACGCAAAAGTAGGACAGCTGGCAGCACAGTACAGTGCCTATGAACCAGTAAAAGGAAGTTTCGTCAACGGTAAGTTCACAAGCGGTGAAAATATCGGTGACTTAGGTGGAGTAGCTGTAGCCTACGATGCCCTTCAGATGTATTTAAAAGACAAAGGAAATCCAGGGAAAATCAGTGGATTTACTCAGGATCAGAGATTCTTCATGAGCTGGGCTACCGTTTGGAGAACCAAAGCTACCGATCAGTATATGATCAATCAGGTGAAGACAGATCCGCACTCTCCGGGAATGTTCAGAGCTTTCGGACCCCTCGTTAATCAGGATTCATTCATCAAAGCATTTGATATCAAACCTGGGGACAAAATGTATAAAGCTCCTCAGGACAGAATAAAAATCTGGTAATTTTTACCGAAAATTGTTAGAAAAGAAAGAATCCGCTTCCCTACGAAGCGGATTCTCTTTTAATATTCTTTCTTATAATTACGGAGCACAAATTTGATTCCGGTTTCTATAATATCTCCCATCGTTTTACAATACTTGAAATTTACATCATAGGTGAGCTTGCGTAAAGCTGTCTTGAGTTCTGTAACATGAGCTTCCGGAGCAATATCATCCTTTTTCATAATAGCGATAAGTTTATCAAACCGGTTTTGGCTGCTGGTTACTCGTTTTACGATTTGTGATCGTACTTCCTTCCGGTATTGCTCTATAGAACTGGGCTTAAGTTTTTCCAGTACCATATTCACCATTTGATGATTATCTTTAAAGTACTGTGGAAGATACACCTTTAAATTTCCTTCGTAAGACTGCTGGTCAAAATCAATAGGACGGATTCTGTAAATAACCTGGTCAAAATCGTGTATGGGAATCACCACATAATTATAAGAACGCATGTCACCAAGAAGACCAATGAGACATCGCTCATTGAATTTTACAAATTCCTTGGAAATCTGGGCCTTTTCCAGCTCCGTACAGCTGTGCATATGTTTCTGAATGAAAACATCCCCAGGAATTCCCAAAATATGCTCTTCAATCAAAGTATTTTTATAAACCAGAAAGTTAATCCGGTTGGGAGAAAGCAGATCTTCAAGCTCCAGTCCGAATATTCGGGATGCATCCGCCTGCTTGATGTAAAAATAGGTGTAATTATCATTAAGGATATTTCTTACCCGAACCCGAAAAGGTTTAGAGTTTCCAAATGTACAAAAGTCAATCGTATCTACTTTCAGATAAGGTAAAGTCGCAATATCGCCATCAGAGTGAAGAAGGGTGTAGATCTTATTTAAATTAGCCTCTATTTCCTTAAATTCAAACTCGGGATATAAAACACCGAGCCACAAAGTATCTTTGCCGTCTTTGTCCAGAATGCTCACACTGTCACTGAACCTCAGTAAATCTTCATACAGAAACTTAATCTTAGTGGTTCTGTTATATTTTTCCAGATACTGCTGTAATGCTTCCGAAACAGGAAATATCGGTTTTCTGAACGCTATTTTTACATCTTTCATTACATTGTTCACTTTCATTAAATATAAAGAATATTTTTTGGAATGTTTAGAAAACTCTTATTTTAACATTCATTGGAACTTTTGGATAAAAAGAAAGCATACAAAAAATTATTTATTTTTTCTTGAATTATTTTATTTATTTTTTCATAGCTTAGTGATATCGTAATGCAGTGATTTTATGCTGAATAAATGTAAATAAATTGAGGTGATCCAAGAAAAATCTTAGTAAAATTTTTTATGTTACAGTTTTTTTTTAAATTTAAACACTGGATTGGTAATTTATTTGATTCATCAGTAAATTACTCAAAGACAGATTCAAAACCAATTAATAAATCTCAAAATAACAATAATATGGCAATGTTTAATTATGGTGTTGGCGGAAACGAGGTAAAAGTAGACGCTAATGAAGCTATTCAGGAAATACAGGAAAATAAATCACTGATAGTAAGCCAGCTTACAACAGAAGAGTCTTATACTCCTGAAATCGTAACAGGATTAAAAACAGTGGAAGACGTTTTCAAACATTTTCAGCCTGCAATATCTGTACAGCACGAAACAGAAGACGGTGGAGTGATAGAAGAGGAATTCCGTTTTCAAAACCTTGGAGACTTTACCCCTAAAAGCCTTACTCAGAAATCAGATTATCTGCAGCAGCTGAGCATGGAACAGGAGCAGTACAACAAAATAGTACGCCAGCTGAAAACCAACAAAATTCTACGCAACATGCTGGAGAACGATCAGACAAGAGCCGCGTTCGTGGAAGTATTGAAAGAAGTGGCACAGGAACTTGAAAAATAATTAAAGACTACATTAAATCATGGATAGCAAATTACAGGCACAAGAAAGCCAGCAGCAAGGGCAGCAGCAACACTCAGGGCAGCCGAAAGGCAACCCGCTTGCAGAGCTCAATAAAATAGGTGGTTTTGGCTTTGTTGAATCCGTTGTAGACGGTATCGCCAATATGAACCCAACAAGAAAGGCAAGAAAAGAAATCTTCCTGAATGACAGCAATAAAGCAGACGAAAGAAAAGAGCTTCTTCAGAAGATCAATCTTTGGGTAAACCTTTTAGAGGGAAATGAATCTGCAGATAAAATGGCCGATACGTGCAAAAGTAAAGCACAGCAGGCCGATCAGAACTTAAAAACAAACTTAAAAAATACACTGGATGCCGTTCGTCTGTTGGAAACCAACTACAGAACAGTAGCGCAATTCTACAAAAATACAGAATTGGACAAAGTGGATAACGTAAGTATCGTCAATGCAAGCCTTGAGCAGGTTTCAGATCTGGATAATCCTTTATTCATTGATGCTATTGCAGAAGAGTTCAAAAACTATTATGACCGTCTTGACCTCAGAGACAACTACTCAATCCTTGCCATACCAGGATATTTAGGATCCAATAAAGTAATTGAGAAATGGGCAAAAATCTGTAACGAAAACAAAGTAATGATGGTTACAGACTTCGCCAACCTTGATAAACCGGATGACGTAGTAGACTTATTCCATTCTGCAAACCTTACCGGAGGCGAGCTTCACAGAAGTAACGTGATTATGACGTGTAACTGGCTGGTAGGACGCGGTAAAGCAGAAGAAGTAGGGGAAGAGGAAAACGTAGAGCTTCCACCTTCCACTTCATTAGCCGGAAAAATCCACAAAACCCTGATGTCTCAGGTAGCAGCAGGTAAAAAACATGGTAACATCAACGAAGTAGACGCGGTAAAATTCGAATTGAAGAAAAGTGAAATTTCTCAGTTGGAAAAAATGGGTCTTGTACCTATGGTTAACGAATACGGAAAAATTATGGCCTTCTCTGCGAAGACATTGTTTACCGGAGACAATATCGGTCTTCAGACGTATTCTGTAGTTCGTGTGTTCGACTATGTAACCAAAGTATTGCTGGACTTCCTGAACAGAAGAGCCTTCGAAAACTGGAATGCCAAAAACGAAGACGATTTGAGAAGACAGATCGTAACCTTCCTGGACAATATCAAAGGACCGGACAAACTGATTGAAAAATTCAAAATTGTCCGTTTCGAGCAGGATAGAGTAAACAAAGACAGAGTATGGCTGGATATCCGTATGACCCCTTATTTCCCTACAAAAAGTTTCGTTATTAAATTAGACGGACACAAAGGAGATGATGGTAACGAATGGGATGCAGAATACACTCAGGAGTAACATAAACATACTTTACATAACAAAAACCGATGCAATTTTACATCGGTTTTTTTTCAACCAACACCTATGAAACTGAATATGAATAAAAAGCTTATCATTGGTCTGCCTGTAGTATTGATGATCGTTTTAGCAAGCTGTGAAAAAAAATACCAAAGCCCCGGAAGTTATGAAAATGATCTTTTCGCGCAGGAACGCCAGGAAGGAAAAGCCTACATCATGAATAAAGAGGAATGCTTTGACGGCAGTGAGCTCGTTATCGCAAGTGCAGATGTAAAGCTGGCAGACAGTTCTAAAGGCCGAGGGAAACCATTCTTTCTTTATAAAGTAGGATCCGGAAAAGTATTGAAAACCATAAGAGATTCCACTGTAGACATGCCCATGATGTTTTTATCCCAATACAAACTAAAGATCAGAAATAGTGATTCTATGTATGTCTATCTGAAAAATCTGGAAGGCTATCGTTTCATAAGAAAAGACAGAAACCTAAATTATCAGTGGTTAAAAGCCGCTCCGGTATATTCTGTTAAAGATGGTAAATAAGTTTTATCTTTGCAGATACAAAATGCTTTGACTCCGCAATGCATAAGACAGTAAATAACATTCGTTTATTGAAAACGGTTGGTATTAGCAATGTCATACTGAGCGAAGTTGAAGTATCTCATAAAAGCAAAACAAAATTTTTTGGAGAAGGATAAACACAGTTCAGACTTTCTGCATATTGGCAGCAAAATCCTTGAATGGTATAAAATTAATGCAAGAGATCTGCCTTTCCGGCAGACAAAAGATCCCTATAAAATCTGGATCTGTGAAATTGTATTTCAGCAGACAAGGATCAATCAGGGACTGACTCACTACAATAACTTTATTAAAAGATTCCCTGACGTAAAAACGCTTGCAGAAGCCGAAGAAAATGAAGTGTTACTCTATTGGAAAGGATTAGGCTATTATTCAAGAGCCATCAATATTCATAAGGCTGCCCAACAGATTATGCATGATTATCAGGGTGTCTTTCCGGATCAGTACGAAGAAATTTTAAAGCTGAAAGGAGTGGGGAAGTATACCGCTGCGGCTGTTTCAAGCATATGCTTTGGTGGAAGAATGCCTGCTGTTGACGGAAATTTTTACCGTGTCCTGAGCCGTCTTTTTGCCGATGATTTTGATATTTCGAATTCAAAAGCATTTACCTATTTCTCTGAATTGGCCGCACTGGTAATGCCGGAAAACGTGGGAGATTTTAATCAGGCCATGATGGATATTGGCTCAGAAATCTGCAAACCCAAAAATCCGCTTTGTGGAGAATGTCCTGTAAATGAAGACTGTCTTGCATTTTCCATGCAGAATATTTCTGCTTATCCCGTAAAAACTAAAAAAGTAAAAGCAGAAGACCTTTCTCTGACTTATTATTTTGTTCACAGAAACGGACAGTTTCTCATCCGCCAGAGAAAAGATGACTTTATCTGGAAAAAATTATTTGAATTTCCCGAAGCCATTTCGCCGGATATGGAAGAATTCATTACAGGTTCAAAAACAGTTAATCATAAACTGACGCACAAGAATTTAACCCTTGAAATATGGAATGTAAAAGTTACTTCTGAAAAGATATGGAAAGATTTTATCGCTGAAAATCAATACGAGATAACAGATGTTGAAGGCTCTCATGAAAAATCGTTTCCGAAGCCCCTGGAAAATTACATTCAAAACGCTCTGAAAGACTGAAATTTGTCTTCCGAAATCTGAAATCTAATTTGTACTTTTGCAAAATGATTAAAAAAGTCATTTTTATTTTTGTATCTCTGCTTCTAATTTCATGTGGAAAAGACCCTTCGCCGAAACCTTATGGAGAACTGCGTCTGGAATATCCCGCACCGAAATACCAAAAGTTTGAAAACAGCTGTGCCTATACCTTTGAATATTCGGACTTTGCTTCGATTGCCACTGCAAAAAAACCTTGCTGGTTCTATCTCAATTATCCTAAAATGAAGGCCAAGCTTTTCGTTACCTATTACCCTATACAAAACGACTTTGCAGATCACATCAAGGAAGCTGAAAAAATGGTATACGAACATACCATTAAAGCCAGTTCCATAGATACAAAATCCTTTGAATACCCTGAAAAGAAAGTATATGGAAATTTCTATGAGCTGAAAGGACAAAGTGCTTCCAACCTTCAGTTTTACGTGACAGACAGTACGAAACACTTCGTTACTGCTTATTTATACTTTAATACGAGGCCGAAACCGGACTCTCTTGCCCCTGCGGTAAACTATATCAAAAATGATATGAAACATCTGCTGGACACTTTTGAATGGAAAAAATAATTACTTTTAATATACATTGAAAAATATATGAAACTTTTAGTTGTAGGAAGTGTTGCATTTGATGCAATTGAAACACCATTTGGTAAAACGGACAAAATTTTAGGAGGTGCAGCCACTTATATCGGAATTACCTCATCAATTTTAGGCGTTAAATCCGGAATTGTTTCTGTAGTAGGAGGAGACTTTCCACAAGAACATCTTGATATGTTCACCAACAGAGATGTAAACATCGAAGGAATTGAAATTGTAAAAGAAGGGAAAACATTCTTCTGGTCCGGAAAATACCATAATGACCTGAATACAAGAGATACTTTGGCTACAGAAGTTAACGTTCTGGAAAACTTTGATCCGAAAATTCCGGATTCAATGCAGGATGCCGAAATCTTATTACTTGGAAACCTACACCCCGGAGTTCAGCTGTCAGTGCTTGAAAAAATGAACAACCGTCCTAAGCTGGTTATCCTTGATACCATGAATTTCTGGATGGATTCTGCATGGGATATCTTAATGGATATGATTGCGAAGACTGACGTTATTACCATCAATGACGAGGAAGCAAGACAGCTTTCAGGAGAATATTCTTTAGTAAAAGCTGCGAAAAAGATCCACACAATGGGTCCTGAGTACGTAATCATCAAAAAAGGAGAGCACGGAGCTTTACTTTTCCATGACAATAAAGTATTTGCAATCCCGGCACTTCCGTTAGAAGATGTTTTCGACCCTACAGGAGCGGGGGATACCTTTGCAGGAGGTTTCGCAGCATATCTTGCTAAAAAAGGAAAGATTGATTTCGAAACCATGAAGTCTGCCCTTATCGTAGGATCCGCTATGGCTTCTTTCACTGTAGAGAAATTCGGAACAGAAAGAATAGAAGAAGTAAGTGAAGCAGATATGTTCAGCAGATTGAGACAATTCAAAGAATTGACTACTTTTGATGTTGAACTGCAGTAAATAAGTCTTTTTAAGAAATATTTATAATAAAAAATTGAGTGAAATTCGTTAAGAATTCTAAATTTGCAACTTGTTAAAATAGTAAAATGACAAATAAACTAAAAATCACTTTTCTTCTTGGGATTTTCATCATGATTTTTTCGTCAAATATGATGAATGCCCAGCTAAAACAAGGAGATTTGGTGGATGGTATTTCAGCTGTGATCGGGGATGAGATTGTATTGGAATCTGATGTACTGGAGCAGATGAATTATGGTAAACAGCAGGGCGCTGCCAATACAGACAAATGCGAATTCCTGGAAAACCTTATCAGCAATAAGCTTCTTGTATACGAAGCTAAAAAAGATACCTTAATTGAAAACCGCTCTGCAGCCATCAAAGAACAGGCTAATGCAAAATACCGCCAGATGCTTTCTCAGTTTCCGGATGAAAAAACAATGCTTGCTGCCTATAAGTTCAGAAATGCATACGAACTGAAAAATGCTATTGAAAAAATAGATACAGACCAGTATTACGGACAGGCAAAATACCAGAGAGTGACGGATAAAGCAGACGTAACGCCTAATGAGGTAACTGATTTTTATAATATGTATAAAACACAGCTGCCACAGGTAAAAGATGAAGTTACCCTGGCTCAGATCATGATCTATCCTGCATTAACCGAAGCACATAAACAAGAGCTGATCAACAGATTAAAGAAAATAAAGCAGGATATTGCCGGAGGGGAAACTTTTGAAAGCCAGGCAAGAATTTATTCTGAAGATGAAGGATCTGCGGCTAACGGAGGTTTATATAAAAATATTAACAAAGGACAGATGGTGAAGCCATTTGAAGCGGCAGCACTGAACCTTCAGGAAAATGAAATCTCAGATCCTATAGAATCTGAATTCGGTTTTCATATTATCCAGTTATTGAAAAGATCAGGTAAAGTATATGATGCAAGACACATCTTGCTGAAAGCTACTCCTACTGATGATGAGATCAAAACGGCAAAAGCAAAATTAGACAGCATCAGAGGTCTTATCATAGATGGAAAAATGACATTCAAAGACGCTGCTTTTAAATTCTCAGATGATAAAAGAACAAAATTCAACGCCGGGATCATTCCGGGGGCAGACGGTTCTGATAAAATTGAAAGAGAAAGTATCCCGGGTACCATCAGCTATGAATTAGCAGGATTAAACAAAGGAGATATCACCACAGCTTTTGAAGATGAAGAAAACAAGAGAAAGGAAATCAAGATCATTAAAATTGAAGAGGTAATTCCTTCTCACCAGATTACCCTGGAAACAGACTTCAGCAGAATCAAGCAGATGGCGCTGAACAAAAAGAAAAGCGAAATGGTAGAAAAGTTTGTCAATTCTAAATTGCCAACCACTTTTATTTCAATCGACAAACGTTACGGCAGTTGTAACTTTAAGTCAAACTGGAACAAACAATCCATGGCAAAATAAAATAATAGAAACCTTCAGACCTTCTGAAGGTTTTTTTATTATCTTTTTTTATAAAAAACCAGGCATATGAATTCTACTGTTTACCTTGAAAAATTTCATCTTGCTGCCTCTGAAATTACCGGAGAAACACTCAGTAAATACAGACTGAAATTATCTGTTGATACCATTTTAGAATCTGTTGTCCTTAAAGTGTATAAACCGGAATGGACCTCAAATCCTTTGTCGCCTTTAGAGGCCGAAGGACGGATTTTCTTTTCGGTTTGGGTAAATGATGAAACCATCCGGAAAAATAAGATTTATTATAACATTCATGCCTTTCAATTAAGAGCTTTGAAAGACTATAAAATACCCGCCAGAGATTTTGCACAGATTTTTAGAGAAGAATTTTTAAAGCATAGGAGAGACTGGCCTAATGTAAGCGTAGAGTATGGTCCGCTGACATTGATGCAGGGTTGGACAGAATTAAATATAGATCATATAGAAAAGGATGTCCATGAACTTGTTCAGCATTTTTTCAAAATAAGTTTTATAATGGACAGCATTTTAGAGCCGTATAAAAAATAATAATGCAAGGTTTTCTGTATATTTTTTAATCATGAAAGGCTCTGGAAATGGTTGTTTTTACTATTTTTACGCATGAGCAATTTTATAGATTTTAACGCTGCAAAAAAACTTCATGATATGGAAGCTACCCAAAATAGGATTTCAAACCTTTTTAATATTAAATATCCAATTATCCAGGCCGGAATGATCTGGCACTCCGGATGGAGGCTGGCTTCTGCTGTTTCCAACTGCGGTGGATTGGGGATTATAGGAGCAGGAAGCATGTATCCGGATATCTTAAGAGAAAATATTCAGAAATGTAAACGGGCAACGGATAAACCATTCGGAGTCAATGTACCGATGCTGTATCCCAATATTGATGAAATTATTCAGATTATCCTTGAAGAAGGAGTGAAAATAGTATTTACATCTGCAGGAAACCCGAAGACCTATACAGAAACCCTTCAGAAAGAAGGCATAAAAGTAGCTCACGTTGTTTCCTCTACCAAATTTGCTGTAAAATGTGAAGATGCAGGAGTAGACGCCATTGTTGCAGAAGGTTTTGAAGCAGGAGGACACAACGGAAGAGACGAAACTACAACATTCTGCCTCATTCCGAATGTAAAGAAACATATTTCCAAACCATTAATTGCCGCTGGTGGAATTGCTCTGGGCTCACAGATCAAAGCTGCCATGATACTTGGAGCGGATGGTGTACAGATAGGATCCCGTTTTGCCGCTACTACGGAAGCAAGTGCCCACGAAAACTGGAAAAAGAAAATCACAGAATTACAGGAAGGAGATACCCATCTTACTTTGAAAGAACTGGCGCCTGTAAGAATGGTTAAAAATAAATTCTTTAATGAGCTGGAAGGTATCTATGTGAACGGAAGAAATAAAGAAGCCTTGATAGCCTCTTTAGGAAGAGCCAGAGCAAAACGCGGAATGTTTGAAGGGGATATGGAAGACGGAGAACTGGAAATAGGCCAGGTTTCTGCGCTTATAGATGAAATCCTTCCGGTAGAAACGGTTTTCGGTCATTTACTCAAAGAATTTGAAGAAACGAAAATGCCCGCTTTTTAACTATACTTTTTTCAATGGAAGGAAGAATAATTGAAGTAAAGGGAAAAAAATTATATACAGAATACTATAATCTGTTTGAAGACAGGCCCACCATTGTATTTCTCCATGATTCATTAGGTTCGGTACAGCTTTGGAGAGACTTCCCGGCCAGATTATCCGAAGCTGCACAGTGCAATATCCTGGCTTATGACCGTTTAGGGTATGGGAAATCATATCCCATGCTTACCCATGAGAGACCGGTACATTATATGGAGTTGGAAGCAGATCTCTTAAATGATCTACTGACCGAAATGAATATTAATAACGCAATTCTTTTCGGGCACAGTGATGGTGGAACAATAGCCTTGATAACTGCTGCAAAATATCCTGAAAGAGTAAAAGCGGTTATTTGTGAAGCAGGACATATTTTTGTGGAAGAGGTAACGTTAAAAGGAGTCTTTGAGGCATGGGATGCCTACAAAACTACCAATCTTGCAGAACGCTTACAGAAATATCATGGAGATAAAGTAGAAATGCTGTTCAAAGCTTGGA of the Chryseobacterium aureum genome contains:
- a CDS encoding M13 family metallopeptidase; this encodes MKKLNIGILALSGIVFLNSCGAAKTTGTDNKTEATAKVAEPVKEEAKEEGINLSYMDTSVRPQDDFFSYVNGNWVKTTQIPSDKANWGSFNALRENVDDASLDILNKILTESYPAGSEGQKIQNLYASFMDTNKRNAEGLAPIKADLAKIDAIKNVNDLQKYLLEATKLGDNSFYGWRVGADMKNSNMNAVYLGGPDLGLGRDYYQKVNEANTKTLAEYQAYVGKLFGVLGYKNNAQAAQNVVDFEKQLANYLLTLEQNRDANLRYNPKNVSELSGLVKNVDLAKYLKDAGVNTDRVIIGELKYYQNMDQFITQQNLPLLKDYLKYHIINGNASNLNDSLEQIRFDFYAKYLQGQKEQRPMNKRGLSLVNGVLGEAFGKLYVDKYFTPEAKKQMETYIDYLLKSFKTHIANIDWMSPETKVKAQEKLSKFTVKIAYPDKWKDYSQLKVESPKEGATLYSNLQNVAAWQYQRSLDKVGKPVDKTEWGMSPQTVNAYYSGSNNEIVFPAAILQPPFYNPKADAAVNFGGIGAVIGHEISHGFDDSGSRFDGDGNLNNWWTDADRKNFDAKVGQLAAQYSAYEPVKGSFVNGKFTSGENIGDLGGVAVAYDALQMYLKDKGNPGKISGFTQDQRFFMSWATVWRTKATDQYMINQVKTDPHSPGMFRAFGPLVNQDSFIKAFDIKPGDKMYKAPQDRIKIW
- a CDS encoding type VI secretion system contractile sheath small subunit — protein: MAMFNYGVGGNEVKVDANEAIQEIQENKSLIVSQLTTEESYTPEIVTGLKTVEDVFKHFQPAISVQHETEDGGVIEEEFRFQNLGDFTPKSLTQKSDYLQQLSMEQEQYNKIVRQLKTNKILRNMLENDQTRAAFVEVLKEVAQELEK
- a CDS encoding DUF5458 family protein, which translates into the protein MDSKLQAQESQQQGQQQHSGQPKGNPLAELNKIGGFGFVESVVDGIANMNPTRKARKEIFLNDSNKADERKELLQKINLWVNLLEGNESADKMADTCKSKAQQADQNLKTNLKNTLDAVRLLETNYRTVAQFYKNTELDKVDNVSIVNASLEQVSDLDNPLFIDAIAEEFKNYYDRLDLRDNYSILAIPGYLGSNKVIEKWAKICNENKVMMVTDFANLDKPDDVVDLFHSANLTGGELHRSNVIMTCNWLVGRGKAEEVGEEENVELPPSTSLAGKIHKTLMSQVAAGKKHGNINEVDAVKFELKKSEISQLEKMGLVPMVNEYGKIMAFSAKTLFTGDNIGLQTYSVVRVFDYVTKVLLDFLNRRAFENWNAKNEDDLRRQIVTFLDNIKGPDKLIEKFKIVRFEQDRVNKDRVWLDIRMTPYFPTKSFVIKLDGHKGDDGNEWDAEYTQE
- the mutY gene encoding A/G-specific adenine glycosylase, with translation MEKDKHSSDFLHIGSKILEWYKINARDLPFRQTKDPYKIWICEIVFQQTRINQGLTHYNNFIKRFPDVKTLAEAEENEVLLYWKGLGYYSRAINIHKAAQQIMHDYQGVFPDQYEEILKLKGVGKYTAAAVSSICFGGRMPAVDGNFYRVLSRLFADDFDISNSKAFTYFSELAALVMPENVGDFNQAMMDIGSEICKPKNPLCGECPVNEDCLAFSMQNISAYPVKTKKVKAEDLSLTYYFVHRNGQFLIRQRKDDFIWKKLFEFPEAISPDMEEFITGSKTVNHKLTHKNLTLEIWNVKVTSEKIWKDFIAENQYEITDVEGSHEKSFPKPLENYIQNALKD
- the gldD gene encoding gliding motility lipoprotein GldD yields the protein MIKKVIFIFVSLLLISCGKDPSPKPYGELRLEYPAPKYQKFENSCAYTFEYSDFASIATAKKPCWFYLNYPKMKAKLFVTYYPIQNDFADHIKEAEKMVYEHTIKASSIDTKSFEYPEKKVYGNFYELKGQSASNLQFYVTDSTKHFVTAYLYFNTRPKPDSLAPAVNYIKNDMKHLLDTFEWKK
- a CDS encoding PfkB family carbohydrate kinase, whose product is MKLLVVGSVAFDAIETPFGKTDKILGGAATYIGITSSILGVKSGIVSVVGGDFPQEHLDMFTNRDVNIEGIEIVKEGKTFFWSGKYHNDLNTRDTLATEVNVLENFDPKIPDSMQDAEILLLGNLHPGVQLSVLEKMNNRPKLVILDTMNFWMDSAWDILMDMIAKTDVITINDEEARQLSGEYSLVKAAKKIHTMGPEYVIIKKGEHGALLFHDNKVFAIPALPLEDVFDPTGAGDTFAGGFAAYLAKKGKIDFETMKSALIVGSAMASFTVEKFGTERIEEVSEADMFSRLRQFKELTTFDVELQ
- a CDS encoding peptidylprolyl isomerase → MTNKLKITFLLGIFIMIFSSNMMNAQLKQGDLVDGISAVIGDEIVLESDVLEQMNYGKQQGAANTDKCEFLENLISNKLLVYEAKKDTLIENRSAAIKEQANAKYRQMLSQFPDEKTMLAAYKFRNAYELKNAIEKIDTDQYYGQAKYQRVTDKADVTPNEVTDFYNMYKTQLPQVKDEVTLAQIMIYPALTEAHKQELINRLKKIKQDIAGGETFESQARIYSEDEGSAANGGLYKNINKGQMVKPFEAAALNLQENEISDPIESEFGFHIIQLLKRSGKVYDARHILLKATPTDDEIKTAKAKLDSIRGLIIDGKMTFKDAAFKFSDDKRTKFNAGIIPGADGSDKIERESIPGTISYELAGLNKGDITTAFEDEENKRKEIKIIKIEEVIPSHQITLETDFSRIKQMALNKKKSEMVEKFVNSKLPTTFISIDKRYGSCNFKSNWNKQSMAK
- a CDS encoding NAD(P)H-dependent flavin oxidoreductase, yielding MSNFIDFNAAKKLHDMEATQNRISNLFNIKYPIIQAGMIWHSGWRLASAVSNCGGLGIIGAGSMYPDILRENIQKCKRATDKPFGVNVPMLYPNIDEIIQIILEEGVKIVFTSAGNPKTYTETLQKEGIKVAHVVSSTKFAVKCEDAGVDAIVAEGFEAGGHNGRDETTTFCLIPNVKKHISKPLIAAGGIALGSQIKAAMILGADGVQIGSRFAATTEASAHENWKKKITELQEGDTHLTLKELAPVRMVKNKFFNELEGIYVNGRNKEALIASLGRARAKRGMFEGDMEDGELEIGQVSALIDEILPVETVFGHLLKEFEETKMPAF
- a CDS encoding alpha/beta fold hydrolase; protein product: MEGRIIEVKGKKLYTEYYNLFEDRPTIVFLHDSLGSVQLWRDFPARLSEAAQCNILAYDRLGYGKSYPMLTHERPVHYMELEADLLNDLLTEMNINNAILFGHSDGGTIALITAAKYPERVKAVICEAGHIFVEEVTLKGVFEAWDAYKTTNLAERLQKYHGDKVEMLFKAWTETWTRDDYRTWNIEYLLKDITAPLLFIQGEADEYGTLDQVEKAVSQVSGYAEKYIIPGIGHTPHKEAPEIILKKAAEFIGKFF